CACCTCGGTGGTCGCGATCGCCGTGATGAGCTCGGAGTGGCGCGCCATGATGTCGCGGTAGCTGCGGGCCCAGACCTTGAGCGCCTCGCGCCACGGCTGCGTCTCGAATGCCGAGGTGTCGACCTCGCCCATGATCGCGTCCTCGATCCAACGAAGGATCTCGAGCTTCGAATCGGCGTGGTTGTAGACCGCCGAGGGCGTGACGTTGAGTTGTGACGCGAGCTGCGTCATCGTGAACGACTGCACGCCGTTCGTGGCAATGATCTTGCGGGCCGCCTCGGTGATGACCTCGCGGCCGAGGATGCGCGTGCGCGGCCGCCCTGCCGGGCGTCGATTGCCAACCATTTCGACCTCCTTGGTGAATGTCTCCAGCGTAATCAATAAATGATTGTCATTCGTCAGTGTCGCCACTCGGGGTAGCATTGTCGGTGCGCAGAGTTGCGTGCGCGACACAGAGGAGTGGCAACGTATGGCCGAAACGCAGGTATCCCGCGACCGATTCGTCGTTGGGTATATCGCGGATGCGCGCGGCTACGACGCCCTCGAGTTCGCGAGTTTTATGGCCGAGGGCATCGACGCCGAGGTGCGCATCGTCATGGTGCTGCCCGAGCCGAACGCCTTCGGCACCGCCAGCGTCGGTACGCCCGTGCCGAGCGACCACATCTACTCGCAGCAGCTGCGTGACTGGGCCGACGATGCCCTGCGGCGCGTGCCCGAGGGCATCCACGCGCAGGTCGACTTTCGCTTCAACGACTCGGCCGCCCACGGGCTGCTGGATGCGGCGGCCGAGCTCGACGCGAAGATGATCGTCATCGGCGCGCAGGCCGGGCCGCTGCTCGGCAAGTTCACGCTCGGCTCGGTTGCGAATGCGCTGCTGCACGCCTCGCCGGTGCCCGTTGGGCTCGCCCCGCGCCGCTTCAAGAACCCGGGCGGCGGCGTGCAACGCGTCACCGGCATTTACGGCACGCGTTCGGGCAGCGAGGTCGTGATCGGCCGCTCGGTCGTGCGGGCCGTGCGCCGCGACGTGCCGCTGCGGCTCGTGTCGCTCGTGCAGGTCGACCAGATCGCCCCGCGCGAGGTGCGCGAGATCACCGACGAGGCACGGCGCTTCGGCGGCGAGCAACTCGAGGCCGTCGCCTCCGGGCTGCTCGATTCGGGCCGCGCGACGATTGAGATCGCCGAGGGGCACCGCCTCGAGGATGCACTCGCGAAGATCGAGTGGCTCCCTGGCGACGTCGCCTACCTCGGGTCGAGCCGACTCGGCCGCGGGCTCAGCGTGTTCCTCGGCTCGCGCGCCCGGCGCATCCTCGATGCCCTCGAGGCGCCCGTCGTCGTGCTGCCGAGCGAGTTTCGCGACTGAGTCTTCACGCGCCTGAGCGGCGCATCCTATTGGTCTGAACTAAATCGATTAATGGAGCGGCATGACGAACCAAGTTGACGGCCCCATCACCACCGCGATTAAGGGCCCGAGCTCGAAGGGCCTCAGCGTCGGCAAAGTCGGCGTGATTGGCGGCGCCGTCATCGGCGTCTCGACCATTGCG
The Gulosibacter sediminis genome window above contains:
- a CDS encoding TetR/AcrR family transcriptional regulator codes for the protein MVGNRRPAGRPRTRILGREVITEAARKIIATNGVQSFTMTQLASQLNVTPSAVYNHADSKLEILRWIEDAIMGEVDTSAFETQPWREALKVWARSYRDIMARHSELITAIATTEVIESPQTVAMYEQVTKVLVAAGWPLDSVVPLITALESFIYGNAINEHAPEDIYNVGELAGYAPTFSKAVEAQPTRSQHDVNDELFDIGFEAIVSWSYDHYVVTRSRG
- a CDS encoding universal stress protein, yielding MAETQVSRDRFVVGYIADARGYDALEFASFMAEGIDAEVRIVMVLPEPNAFGTASVGTPVPSDHIYSQQLRDWADDALRRVPEGIHAQVDFRFNDSAAHGLLDAAAELDAKMIVIGAQAGPLLGKFTLGSVANALLHASPVPVGLAPRRFKNPGGGVQRVTGIYGTRSGSEVVIGRSVVRAVRRDVPLRLVSLVQVDQIAPREVREITDEARRFGGEQLEAVASGLLDSGRATIEIAEGHRLEDALAKIEWLPGDVAYLGSSRLGRGLSVFLGSRARRILDALEAPVVVLPSEFRD